Proteins from a single region of Pseudomonas fulva:
- a CDS encoding chemotaxis protein CheA: protein MNMDEVLQVFIAESQELLQQMEEALLQLENDPDDADTINAIFRAAHTIKGSAGLFGLDVIVAFTHIAESVLDRVRNGELRFDKAMTALFLQVGDHLARLVALVDSGADLKDLEADTQIAHQQLGEQLSHYLEPAPRSEPVPAAAPRVERTQENGVGADHWHLSLRFGPDTLRNGMDPLGLFRYLNTFGHIISIVPLLDRIPGAAEMDPETCYLGFEVAFASEADKATIEGAFEFVREDSLIRILPPNSKSDEYLELIRALPEEDMRLGEILMRCGTLTANELQEVLHAQVQGQERDEARPIGRVLVEESLVQPPVIAAALQKQQQIKENRSNENSLIRVDAGKLDKLIDLVGELIIAGAGARMTAQTCGHPEMLEATELLSRLVEEVRDSALPLRMVQIGSTFNRFQRVVRDVSGELGKDIALSISGADTELDKTVVERITDPLTHLVRNAMDHGIESVETRLARGKPAQGKVSLNAYHDAGSIVLEVSDDGGGLDAQRILAKARERGLVGDGQTLAEKDIFALIFEPGFSTAEQVSNLSGRGVGMDVVKRNITALRGTIELDSTLGQGTRIRIRLPLTLAIIDGFLVSVGQAGYVIPLELVEECIELPAGTAFRRGHLELRGQMLPIVRLRDLFEEASQPPRRESVVVVRHAGLRAGLVVDHLAGEFQTVIKPLGKVFEACQGLGGFTILGDGNVALILDIPSLLTQLTSASETARAERLEA, encoded by the coding sequence ATGAACATGGACGAAGTGCTGCAGGTGTTCATCGCCGAGAGCCAGGAACTGCTGCAGCAGATGGAAGAAGCCCTGCTGCAGCTGGAGAACGATCCCGACGACGCCGACACCATCAACGCCATCTTTCGCGCCGCCCATACCATCAAGGGCTCGGCCGGGCTGTTCGGCCTCGATGTGATCGTCGCCTTCACCCATATCGCCGAGAGCGTGCTGGACCGGGTGCGCAATGGCGAGCTGCGCTTCGACAAGGCCATGACCGCACTGTTCCTGCAGGTCGGCGACCACCTGGCACGACTGGTGGCGCTGGTCGACAGCGGCGCCGACCTGAAAGATCTCGAGGCCGATACGCAGATCGCCCACCAGCAGCTCGGTGAACAGCTGTCCCACTACCTGGAACCTGCGCCGCGCAGCGAGCCGGTACCCGCGGCAGCCCCGCGCGTCGAGCGCACCCAGGAAAACGGTGTCGGCGCCGACCACTGGCACCTGTCCCTGCGCTTCGGCCCGGACACCCTGCGCAACGGCATGGACCCCCTCGGCCTGTTCCGCTACCTGAATACCTTCGGCCACATCATCAGCATCGTTCCGCTGCTGGACCGCATTCCAGGCGCCGCCGAAATGGATCCGGAAACCTGCTACCTGGGTTTCGAGGTGGCCTTCGCCAGCGAGGCCGACAAGGCCACCATCGAGGGGGCCTTCGAGTTCGTGCGCGAAGACAGCCTGATCCGCATCCTGCCGCCCAACAGCAAGTCGGACGAATACCTGGAGCTGATCCGCGCCCTGCCCGAAGAGGACATGCGCCTGGGCGAGATCCTCATGCGCTGCGGCACCCTGACCGCCAACGAACTGCAGGAGGTCCTGCATGCCCAGGTGCAGGGCCAGGAGCGCGACGAGGCGCGGCCGATCGGCCGGGTGCTGGTCGAGGAAAGCCTGGTGCAGCCGCCGGTGATCGCCGCCGCCCTGCAGAAGCAACAGCAGATCAAGGAGAACCGCAGCAACGAGAACAGCCTGATCCGCGTCGATGCCGGCAAGCTGGACAAGCTGATCGACCTCGTCGGCGAACTGATCATCGCCGGGGCCGGGGCGCGGATGACCGCCCAGACCTGTGGCCACCCGGAAATGCTCGAAGCCACCGAGCTGCTCTCCCGGCTGGTCGAAGAGGTTCGCGATTCGGCCCTGCCGCTGCGCATGGTGCAGATCGGCAGCACCTTCAACCGCTTCCAGCGCGTCGTGCGTGACGTCTCCGGCGAGCTGGGCAAGGATATCGCCCTGTCCATCAGCGGGGCCGACACCGAACTGGACAAGACGGTCGTCGAACGCATCACCGACCCGCTTACCCACCTGGTGCGCAACGCCATGGATCATGGCATCGAGTCGGTGGAAACCCGCCTGGCCCGCGGCAAGCCCGCCCAGGGCAAGGTGTCGCTCAACGCCTATCACGATGCCGGCAGCATCGTGCTGGAAGTCAGCGACGACGGCGGTGGCCTCGATGCCCAGCGGATTCTCGCCAAGGCCCGCGAGCGCGGCCTGGTCGGTGACGGGCAGACGCTGGCGGAGAAAGACATCTTCGCGCTGATCTTCGAGCCCGGTTTCTCCACCGCCGAGCAGGTCAGCAACCTGTCCGGCCGTGGCGTCGGCATGGACGTGGTCAAGCGCAACATCACCGCCCTGCGCGGCACCATCGAACTGGACAGCACCCTGGGCCAGGGCACGCGCATCCGCATTCGCCTGCCGCTGACCCTGGCGATCATCGATGGCTTCCTGGTCAGTGTCGGCCAGGCCGGTTACGTGATTCCCCTGGAACTGGTGGAAGAATGCATCGAGCTGCCCGCCGGCACCGCGTTCAGGCGCGGCCACCTGGAACTGCGTGGGCAGATGCTGCCCATCGTGCGCCTGCGTGACCTGTTCGAGGAAGCAAGCCAGCCGCCGCGCCGTGAAAGCGTGGTGGTGGTACGCCATGCCGGGCTGCGCGCCGGGCTGGTGGTCGATCACCTGGCCGGCGAATTCCAGACGGTGATCAAGCCCTTGGGCAAGGTATTCGAAGCCTGCCAGGGGCTCGGCGGCTTCACCATTCTGGGTGACGGCAATGTGGCCCTGATCCTCGACATCCCCAGCCTGCTGACCCAGCTGACCAGCGCCTCGGAAACGGCACGTGCCGAGAGACTTGAAGCATGA